A section of the Cuniculiplasma divulgatum genome encodes:
- a CDS encoding glycerol-3-phosphate dehydrogenase/oxidase: MSERIAVIGGGITGLFSAMYLAQAGFETSLFEKGELASETSDKFHGMIHSGARYAVNDMVSARECISENRILSGIASSFIDSSGGYFLAMSDQEAEFGDRLKSGCHSAGIPCTEEDVDEFLSMEPHVNRDLKRVMKVPDKVVHAFDFAAAVAAEARMLGATIATNTEVTRIIADENTVTGLELSVNGAKSREKFDLVVNAAGPFTWNVLRESKIPSPEIMPSLGSMLVYDGRVTNSVLNRMRMPSDGDIIVPYGSSSILGTMATVVEDASSYTVDQEEIDSLQEEGNRMVPSLEKMPLKRVYSSVRPLISDGSGDPRSASRSFDIFDHSRDGYSGLLTITGGKYTTGRIIGQETARKVCEVFGSKFNPRNPELDTSFQRFRDSGMMLRDDVYDMVESRSGTMDAERLIPGMALAVMASVSNRRNVK, from the coding sequence ATGTCTGAAAGAATTGCCGTAATCGGCGGAGGCATAACAGGCCTGTTCAGTGCAATGTATCTGGCTCAGGCAGGATTCGAAACCAGTCTTTTTGAAAAGGGGGAACTGGCATCGGAAACATCGGACAAATTTCACGGGATGATTCACAGTGGCGCTAGGTACGCCGTGAATGATATGGTTTCGGCCCGCGAGTGCATATCTGAAAACAGGATTCTTTCAGGAATAGCATCTTCATTCATTGACAGTTCAGGTGGATATTTCCTTGCCATGAGTGATCAGGAGGCAGAGTTTGGGGACAGGCTGAAATCAGGATGCCATTCAGCAGGGATACCATGCACAGAGGAGGATGTTGATGAATTCCTCTCAATGGAACCGCATGTAAACAGGGATCTGAAGAGGGTCATGAAGGTTCCAGACAAGGTGGTGCATGCATTTGATTTTGCTGCGGCTGTTGCAGCCGAGGCCAGAATGCTGGGTGCAACCATCGCAACAAACACAGAAGTGACAAGGATCATTGCAGACGAGAACACTGTAACCGGGCTGGAACTGTCCGTAAATGGAGCAAAAAGCCGGGAAAAATTCGATCTGGTAGTAAATGCTGCCGGACCGTTCACCTGGAACGTTCTCCGGGAAAGCAAGATTCCATCACCCGAGATTATGCCTTCACTGGGTTCCATGCTTGTCTACGACGGTAGGGTCACCAACTCCGTTCTGAACAGGATGCGCATGCCATCTGATGGGGACATAATAGTGCCATATGGTTCATCCTCAATTCTTGGCACAATGGCAACGGTGGTGGAGGATGCCAGCAGTTATACAGTGGATCAGGAGGAGATTGATTCCCTGCAGGAGGAGGGAAACAGGATGGTGCCATCCCTAGAGAAGATGCCCCTGAAGCGCGTTTATTCATCCGTACGGCCTCTTATCTCAGACGGATCCGGCGATCCCCGCAGTGCATCAAGAAGCTTTGATATATTTGACCACTCCCGAGACGGATACTCAGGATTGCTGACCATCACTGGGGGCAAATACACCACTGGCAGGATAATAGGCCAGGAAACTGCCAGGAAGGTATGCGAAGTATTCGGGTCAAAATTCAATCCCAGAAATCCTGAACTGGATACGTCATTTCAGAGGTTCCGGGATTCCGGGATGATGTTACGTGATGATGTCTATGACATGGTTGAATCCAGGTCAGGAACAATGGATGCAGAGAGACTCATCCCGGGAATGGCACTTGCTGTGATGGCATCAGTCAGCAACAGGAGAAATGTGAAGTGA
- a CDS encoding SCP2 sterol-binding domain-containing protein, with protein sequence MSKFPSNEWAKEYVEKLNSNESYQDAGKQWEGAITFVIQPDGDFKDTAYLYLDLFHGKCRDYKFSMSAADVPKSEFSYIGKYGNWKRLINREIDPIQGVLTGKFKLDGSMMKIMRFTKAAKEMVSTASQVSTEF encoded by the coding sequence ATGTCAAAATTTCCAAGCAATGAATGGGCAAAGGAATATGTGGAGAAGCTGAACAGCAATGAATCATACCAGGACGCTGGAAAACAGTGGGAAGGCGCCATCACCTTCGTAATCCAGCCGGATGGAGACTTCAAGGATACAGCATACCTATATCTTGATCTCTTTCACGGAAAATGCAGGGACTACAAATTCTCAATGTCAGCCGCCGACGTTCCTAAGTCCGAATTCAGCTACATAGGCAAATACGGGAACTGGAAAAGGCTCATCAACAGGGAGATTGACCCCATCCAGGGCGTTCTCACCGGGAAATTCAAGCTTGACGGATCAATGATGAAGATAATGAGGTTCACCAAGGCAGCCAAGGAAATGGTGAGCACAGCATCCCAGGTATCAACGGAGTTCTGA
- a CDS encoding iron-containing alcohol dehydrogenase, whose protein sequence is MWYFRSPSIVYGEDALSFLSELPYERILIVTDRNIAKAGLLSILHSNLPSGSKNLVIDNIPEEPTISDVTDRSKQVMEFAPDLIIGMGGGSSMDAAKALFVMYERPDLDLFDITPLVHLGLRKKSRLILVPTTSGTGSECTWAAVLSDRDHGRKNELASPEIIADYAILDPVLVRNLPQSITRNTAVDAITHAVEGHSSQWKNPYSEAMAEKALRLITHNLPAVLRDGNMKSRELVHIGASMAGLSFSNSQIGLAHALGHSLGAHFRIAHGMSVGLYLPYVVDFNQDYSVESYEILRQCFPEKYRGENLGETIRRFFREIGQPLDLKATGIARDEYDLHLSGMVGLAEESTGIITNPREADSQQILELFEAVE, encoded by the coding sequence ATGTGGTACTTCCGGTCGCCCAGTATAGTGTATGGTGAGGATGCACTATCATTCCTCTCGGAACTTCCCTATGAAAGAATCCTAATAGTCACCGACAGGAACATCGCTAAAGCCGGACTTCTCAGCATACTCCATTCAAACCTGCCATCCGGATCGAAGAATCTTGTAATCGATAACATTCCGGAGGAACCAACAATATCCGATGTCACAGATCGCTCGAAACAGGTGATGGAATTTGCCCCCGACCTGATAATTGGCATGGGGGGAGGTTCGTCAATGGATGCTGCAAAGGCCCTGTTTGTAATGTATGAAAGGCCCGATCTTGATCTTTTTGACATTACACCGCTGGTCCATCTAGGACTCAGGAAGAAGTCCCGGCTCATACTTGTCCCCACCACAAGCGGAACTGGATCGGAATGCACATGGGCTGCTGTTCTCAGCGACAGAGATCATGGACGCAAGAACGAGCTGGCATCCCCTGAGATTATTGCAGACTATGCCATACTTGATCCTGTGCTGGTAAGGAACCTCCCACAATCAATCACAAGGAACACAGCCGTGGATGCCATAACCCATGCCGTGGAGGGTCACAGCAGCCAGTGGAAAAATCCATATTCCGAGGCCATGGCTGAAAAGGCACTCAGGCTCATAACACACAACCTTCCCGCGGTTCTCAGGGATGGGAACATGAAGTCCAGGGAACTGGTTCACATTGGAGCATCCATGGCAGGCCTCTCATTTTCCAACTCCCAGATTGGACTCGCACATGCCTTGGGCCATTCCCTGGGGGCGCATTTCAGGATCGCCCACGGCATGTCTGTAGGGCTTTATCTCCCATACGTTGTGGATTTCAACCAGGATTATTCTGTTGAAAGCTATGAGATACTCAGGCAGTGCTTCCCCGAAAAGTACCGGGGAGAAAACCTTGGAGAGACCATCCGCAGATTCTTCCGGGAAATAGGGCAACCCCTTGACCTGAAAGCAACCGGCATCGCCCGGGATGAGTACGACCTGCACCTGAGTGGAATGGTTGGGCTGGCAGAGGAGTCCACAGGCATAATAACAAATCCACGGGAGGCCGACAGCCAGCAGATTCTTGAACTCTTTGAGGCAGTGGAATGA
- a CDS encoding ABC transporter ATP-binding protein, whose protein sequence is MITIEGLTKVYSRKDPPAVSDLTLQINDGEILGLVGLNGAGKTSTIRMISGIILPTAGTIKVDGFDIVKEKVKASANVGWVPEFPNFELNANPVTLMKYYAGFYDIDRSNEEEQILSLLDEVGLKPYTDRKLRNYSQGMKKRFAIAETLLGDPRNFLFDETLNGLDPEGVVFVRNLILSLKKRGKAVMLSSHILSEVENIADKVAIISHGKLLKVLTRDELRNLGKVVVRISVDNPDEKLKSILSDFGHVMVSGSDVTISELSIDVKRVPEIASRIVASGYSLRKFETSGESLEEYFFSIIGEKA, encoded by the coding sequence ATGATTACAATAGAAGGTTTAACCAAGGTCTACTCCAGGAAAGACCCTCCAGCTGTAAGTGATCTTACCCTTCAGATAAATGACGGTGAGATACTTGGACTGGTGGGGCTCAATGGAGCAGGTAAAACGTCAACAATCCGCATGATATCCGGCATAATACTTCCCACTGCTGGAACCATCAAGGTGGACGGTTTTGATATAGTAAAGGAAAAGGTCAAAGCATCGGCCAATGTGGGCTGGGTCCCGGAATTCCCAAATTTCGAGCTGAATGCAAATCCTGTGACACTGATGAAGTATTATGCTGGCTTTTATGACATTGACAGGAGCAATGAGGAAGAGCAGATCCTTTCCCTCCTGGATGAGGTTGGGCTGAAGCCCTATACAGACAGGAAACTCCGGAACTATTCCCAGGGAATGAAGAAGAGGTTTGCCATAGCCGAAACCCTTTTGGGGGACCCAAGGAATTTTCTGTTTGATGAGACGCTGAACGGGCTTGACCCTGAAGGAGTGGTATTTGTCAGAAATCTCATACTGTCTCTCAAAAAGAGGGGTAAGGCAGTAATGCTGTCATCCCACATACTGAGCGAGGTCGAGAACATAGCGGACAAGGTGGCAATCATCAGCCACGGCAAACTCCTGAAGGTTCTTACAAGAGACGAGTTGAGGAATCTGGGCAAAGTCGTCGTAAGAATCAGTGTTGACAACCCGGACGAGAAGCTGAAATCCATTCTTTCGGATTTCGGACATGTCATGGTGTCTGGCAGCGACGTAACAATCTCCGAACTGTCAATTGACGTGAAGAGGGTTCCGGAAATTGCTTCCAGAATAGTTGCATCCGGATACAGCCTGAGAAAATTTGAGACATCTGGAGAAAGCCTCGAGGAGTATTTCTTCAGCATCATAGGTGAGAAGGCATGA
- a CDS encoding ABC transporter permease subunit — MRPIVYEVRRTLTSKFVIIMIIAIVGLSSLLAYEAGSTYSPSPVSSAPQLSTGFYMGGSNVTVVGYAHDAYGNPVSGIKVSYDYNGTIYNATSASNGFANSTIPIGSADSGEVHVSYTHTTLRKSITVHSSPVLFSSLLKSSGLQVFSGMVDPSNSTRFGLELFYVGTNGTVSPSLDLYVYNYSLPASDISTNYSYKHSFSGFTVLNIFPTVTGANRTDLYRVEVTNSTGIIYPPHSSQAPPFTLTDYTPMTQSTLQSLVYAGTSEILGFLIPILAVFAAYLTYGKDRTNGVLESVLKRPVTRGGLITSRFLSNSVSIVIAVGLSMIFSDLIIHHYFGMYLSTTFSLYFVWTYVVEGVSFLALVYMFSHIAKSQGAVLGAAIALFVVLDMFWSIIPIAILAALKISTSSTAYVSASVGFDYASPAGYSMLVQTMFTDKFGVISSSTIDPSAFGIIAPFLIIAGILWMAVPFVIAYYLAKNRD, encoded by the coding sequence ATGAGACCAATAGTTTACGAGGTCAGGAGAACACTTACCAGCAAGTTTGTCATAATAATGATAATAGCCATTGTGGGACTCTCATCCCTGCTGGCTTACGAAGCGGGATCGACATATTCTCCCTCCCCAGTATCATCAGCTCCCCAGCTCAGCACTGGATTTTACATGGGCGGATCAAACGTTACGGTGGTGGGATATGCCCATGACGCATACGGTAACCCCGTTTCCGGCATCAAGGTCAGTTACGATTACAATGGTACTATATACAATGCCACGTCTGCCTCAAACGGGTTTGCCAATTCTACCATACCAATAGGGAGCGCAGACTCAGGAGAAGTCCATGTGAGTTATACCCATACGACTCTTAGAAAATCCATAACGGTTCATTCCAGCCCGGTATTATTTTCATCATTGCTCAAGTCGTCTGGATTACAGGTTTTCTCTGGTATGGTAGATCCGTCAAACAGTACCAGGTTCGGCCTTGAGCTTTTCTATGTTGGAACAAACGGAACCGTATCCCCGTCCCTTGACTTATATGTTTACAACTACAGTCTGCCAGCATCAGACATTAGTACAAATTATTCCTACAAGCACAGCTTTTCCGGATTCACCGTTCTCAATATTTTTCCCACCGTAACTGGAGCAAACAGGACAGACTTATATAGAGTGGAGGTAACCAACAGCACTGGTATAATATACCCTCCACACTCCTCACAGGCCCCTCCATTTACACTGACGGACTATACTCCAATGACGCAGAGCACACTTCAATCGCTTGTTTATGCCGGAACATCTGAGATACTGGGTTTCCTGATACCCATACTGGCTGTTTTCGCCGCGTACCTGACATATGGCAAGGACAGGACAAACGGAGTTCTGGAATCTGTACTTAAAAGACCAGTGACAAGAGGAGGCCTCATAACATCCAGATTCCTTTCTAACTCTGTGTCAATCGTGATTGCCGTTGGTCTTTCAATGATTTTCTCTGACCTCATAATACATCACTACTTTGGAATGTACCTGTCCACAACCTTCAGCCTTTACTTTGTGTGGACCTATGTAGTTGAGGGAGTCTCATTCCTGGCACTTGTCTATATGTTTTCGCACATTGCAAAGTCACAGGGTGCTGTCCTGGGTGCAGCCATTGCCCTCTTCGTGGTTCTGGACATGTTCTGGAGCATAATACCAATAGCCATACTGGCCGCCCTGAAAATATCCACAAGCAGCACTGCCTACGTGAGTGCCAGTGTAGGATTTGACTATGCCAGCCCTGCAGGCTATTCCATGCTGGTGCAGACCATGTTCACAGATAAGTTCGGCGTGATATCATCTTCCACCATTGATCCCTCGGCATTTGGAATCATAGCGCCGTTCCTCATAATTGCAGGAATACTGTGGATGGCCGTGCCATTCGTCATAGCTTACTACCTGGCAAAGAACAGGGATTGA
- a CDS encoding APC family permease, with translation MPEVPGLKKNSIGLLQGTFQGIAGSAPAGAAVATFTGAAAFALGALPLTALLAFLVVLLNAYIIRRISRRIAGAGGYYSYVQGGLGSSPALFSGFFYIFYQVFALAFMGLSLAVFVPAILSNVFGVQMPTFAWLPILAASILFGFAVSRAGIRQSTGYTTIMAMVEIGVIAVSGIIIILVHPSINTTAVFSPGLAKGGISGIGIGMLFMYTAFSGFGASTPLGEESRDARRTVGLSVVLAILVLGTFYVFTAYVFTVAWGPSQMLNYAGNLVPGIFIIKNYMGTGMAILVTALFINSLLTGTVVITNGTSRVMYSMSREGMIPKGLSRIHPVRLTPSVSAAMVVSAAFAIAALGVLFLGGFTAFLMAATAATLGVILVHALVNVSLPSLERKNPSGIQRSSLAATVVSVILFGFIFISTFIVPEPGLESGTVAFAAWIIISLAYVMYKRRNPGMILPDLDGPIAE, from the coding sequence GTGCCTGAAGTGCCAGGCCTGAAGAAAAACTCCATCGGCCTCCTGCAGGGCACATTCCAGGGCATCGCAGGATCTGCACCTGCCGGGGCGGCAGTAGCAACGTTCACCGGAGCGGCTGCATTTGCACTGGGCGCACTGCCGCTTACGGCTCTGCTGGCTTTCCTGGTTGTTCTGCTCAATGCGTATATAATAAGGCGCATATCCCGGAGAATTGCTGGAGCAGGTGGCTACTATTCATATGTGCAGGGTGGCCTGGGATCATCACCTGCGCTCTTTTCCGGTTTCTTCTATATCTTCTACCAGGTGTTTGCCCTTGCTTTTATGGGACTGAGCCTCGCCGTCTTTGTTCCGGCGATTCTTTCCAATGTATTCGGGGTCCAGATGCCCACATTTGCGTGGTTGCCAATCCTTGCTGCATCCATTCTGTTCGGTTTCGCCGTTTCACGGGCAGGCATAAGGCAGTCTACAGGCTACACCACCATTATGGCTATGGTTGAGATCGGAGTGATTGCAGTTTCCGGGATTATAATAATACTGGTGCATCCTTCAATCAACACAACGGCTGTATTCAGCCCGGGGCTTGCGAAAGGAGGCATTTCAGGCATTGGCATAGGCATGCTGTTCATGTACACTGCATTCTCCGGATTTGGCGCATCCACACCACTGGGAGAGGAATCAAGGGATGCAAGGAGGACAGTAGGCCTCTCTGTGGTACTGGCAATACTGGTACTGGGGACATTCTACGTGTTCACAGCATACGTTTTCACTGTTGCCTGGGGGCCGTCCCAGATGCTGAATTATGCTGGAAATCTTGTTCCGGGGATCTTCATCATCAAAAATTACATGGGAACAGGAATGGCAATCCTGGTGACCGCACTCTTCATCAACAGCCTTCTTACGGGAACCGTGGTCATAACAAATGGGACTTCAAGGGTGATGTATTCCATGTCAAGAGAAGGGATGATTCCAAAGGGCCTTTCCCGGATACATCCTGTGAGGCTTACCCCTTCGGTATCAGCTGCAATGGTTGTCTCTGCGGCATTTGCAATAGCCGCTCTGGGTGTGCTGTTCCTGGGCGGTTTCACCGCTTTCCTCATGGCCGCCACTGCTGCCACATTGGGTGTCATACTTGTGCATGCGCTTGTGAACGTATCTCTGCCTTCGCTTGAGAGAAAGAACCCCTCTGGCATTCAGCGGAGCAGCCTCGCTGCAACTGTAGTCTCGGTGATTTTATTCGGTTTCATATTTATCAGCACATTCATAGTTCCGGAACCGGGACTTGAATCCGGAACAGTAGCATTTGCAGCATGGATCATCATAAGCCTGGCGTATGTCATGTACAAGAGGAGGAACCCGGGAATGATACTTCCTGATCTTGATGGGCCAATAGCTGAATGA
- a CDS encoding MFS transporter: MDQLPFGSMDRSPVTRSHWKIFTISSMGMFLNGYDLSVITLAMVVIPHQIGLSTEQYLAVNASAFAGMLMGAPLIGRLADRIGRRRIFGLDLILFVVFAILSGLSTNFLELFSFRFMLGLGIGGDYPVSSTMVSEFSPTRPRGKFLLGMVAMYWVGALFSSLMNVTFISNPYFWRYTFIIGGLIAVPVILVRLSIPESPRWLISRGRVQEAEKAMQEFSGAPSPPMHEQADMKPDRNGIFSRKYAMTTFFILSAWFLFDVAAYGMGFYFPRVISTIGFAGNLRLTAESGIIIDIGGIAGYAIGLPFADRLGRRFLTIAGFTVMSVVLLAGSIIRISGAVLVPYFFVYVLFEQWIGAVTLFYPTELYPTGIRATAQGVATAVSRAGAIMGIVIFPLFPVFSSLYIFAALSITGLVISVVLAPETRRKSLEAITPGVKA; this comes from the coding sequence ATGGATCAGCTCCCCTTTGGCTCCATGGACAGATCACCTGTGACCCGATCACACTGGAAGATTTTCACAATATCATCGATGGGCATGTTCCTGAACGGCTACGATCTTTCAGTCATCACCCTTGCAATGGTGGTGATTCCACACCAGATTGGCCTGAGCACTGAACAGTACCTGGCAGTCAATGCTTCGGCATTTGCAGGCATGCTCATGGGTGCACCTCTAATCGGCAGGCTTGCAGACAGAATTGGCAGAAGAAGGATATTCGGGCTCGATCTCATACTTTTCGTGGTGTTTGCAATCCTTTCAGGATTGTCAACGAATTTCCTTGAACTTTTCTCATTCCGTTTCATGCTGGGGCTTGGCATTGGCGGCGACTATCCCGTTAGCTCCACCATGGTCTCAGAATTCTCTCCAACCCGACCACGTGGAAAATTCCTGCTGGGGATGGTTGCAATGTACTGGGTAGGTGCCCTGTTCTCAAGCCTGATGAATGTCACATTCATCAGCAATCCGTACTTCTGGAGATACACCTTCATAATAGGCGGCCTCATTGCAGTCCCCGTCATACTGGTACGCCTTTCCATTCCGGAAAGCCCAAGGTGGCTCATATCTAGGGGAAGGGTCCAGGAAGCGGAGAAAGCCATGCAGGAATTCTCTGGTGCACCCAGCCCCCCCATGCATGAGCAGGCTGATATGAAGCCCGACAGGAACGGGATTTTCAGCAGGAAGTACGCCATGACAACATTCTTCATCCTTTCCGCATGGTTTCTCTTTGATGTTGCCGCATACGGAATGGGCTTTTACTTTCCCAGGGTCATAAGCACAATAGGTTTCGCAGGGAATCTCAGGCTCACTGCAGAAAGCGGGATAATTATTGATATTGGAGGTATCGCTGGCTATGCCATAGGGCTTCCATTTGCCGACAGGCTGGGCAGAAGATTTCTCACAATTGCCGGCTTCACTGTAATGTCAGTTGTGCTTCTTGCAGGGTCAATAATACGAATATCAGGAGCAGTGCTGGTTCCATATTTCTTTGTTTACGTGCTCTTTGAGCAGTGGATAGGTGCCGTGACGCTGTTCTATCCTACAGAACTCTATCCCACCGGCATCAGGGCAACTGCCCAGGGTGTCGCCACAGCCGTGTCCAGGGCGGGTGCCATCATGGGCATAGTCATATTTCCCCTGTTTCCGGTGTTCAGTTCACTCTATATATTCGCTGCACTTTCCATAACAGGCCTGGTAATCTCGGTAGTCCTGGCTCCAGAAACAAGGAGAAAAAGCCTGGAGGCAATAACGCCTGGAGTAAAGGCTTAA
- a CDS encoding MFS transporter: MYRKRSRGYLLQLNAVHLGTNYLWISFESLILPIQLERVTGNDSTSLLLGIIAFIGISVGVVVSLFFGVLSDSRSILWGKRGPYIIIGSVAASISIAVDILLQNYIYGILLGYIFVQTGTNVSSAAYQPLFRDLVPEDQRGLASGINGIYTLLGNALGLGLSGYLMSLKMDTPALGIMGVTLLITSVITTHTIRHEDTPVHVPGTSLFGTFLEIFNPGGKSEGFFWLVGSAFLVFLGVTGLSFFELYYFEDVLKSANPAELVAVSGIFVLLFSAIGTAIFGFLSDRYGRWRMLLAAAVMGGTATALIPFFPKFDIFVILGIFIATAYGIYFSVSKALASDLSPKEDAGKYMAYFNIGIGGSSAFSPLFYGIILDYFGTSYRTGFTYLFEIAASFYFFSLIFLALVPRK, encoded by the coding sequence TTGTACAGGAAAAGAAGCAGGGGGTACCTCCTTCAGCTCAATGCGGTCCACCTGGGGACAAATTATCTCTGGATATCATTCGAGAGCCTCATACTTCCAATCCAGCTCGAGCGCGTAACCGGCAACGATTCCACGAGCCTGCTGCTGGGTATCATAGCTTTCATAGGAATTTCCGTCGGCGTTGTTGTGAGCCTGTTCTTCGGTGTGCTGAGCGACAGCCGGAGCATCCTTTGGGGGAAACGCGGGCCGTACATAATAATCGGTTCTGTTGCTGCCTCCATAAGCATTGCAGTGGATATTTTGCTCCAGAACTACATATACGGCATCCTGCTTGGTTACATTTTTGTGCAGACCGGCACAAACGTTTCTTCAGCAGCATATCAGCCCCTCTTCCGTGACCTTGTGCCTGAAGACCAGAGGGGGCTTGCTTCCGGAATAAACGGAATTTACACTCTCCTTGGAAATGCCCTTGGCCTTGGGCTCTCTGGATACCTCATGTCCCTGAAAATGGATACGCCTGCCCTTGGAATCATGGGGGTTACCCTGCTGATTACATCTGTCATAACAACACACACCATACGGCATGAGGATACACCCGTCCATGTGCCTGGCACTTCACTGTTTGGAACTTTCCTTGAGATCTTCAACCCTGGCGGGAAGTCTGAGGGGTTTTTCTGGCTTGTGGGATCCGCCTTTCTGGTATTTCTGGGCGTCACCGGCCTGAGCTTCTTTGAACTTTACTATTTCGAGGACGTGCTGAAATCCGCCAATCCTGCTGAACTTGTGGCCGTTTCCGGCATCTTTGTGCTGCTGTTCTCTGCCATAGGGACTGCCATTTTCGGCTTTCTCTCCGACAGGTATGGAAGATGGAGGATGCTCCTGGCCGCTGCTGTTATGGGTGGAACTGCCACTGCACTGATTCCCTTCTTCCCGAAGTTTGATATATTTGTGATCCTGGGCATATTCATTGCCACAGCTTACGGCATTTATTTCAGCGTATCAAAGGCTCTGGCAAGCGATCTTTCACCCAAAGAGGATGCAGGGAAATACATGGCCTACTTCAATATAGGAATAGGCGGATCATCGGCATTCTCTCCGCTGTTTTACGGCATCATACTGGACTATTTCGGAACAAGTTACCGCACTGGATTCACATATCTCTTTGAAATCGCAGCATCATTCTATTTCTTCAGCCTCATCTTTCTTGCTCTTGTTCCAAGGAAATAG
- a CDS encoding MFS transporter has protein sequence MERGHRLSLLFLIGFNSIYLGVNYLWISFESLILPTEIGGVVPVGQMGLYLGVIAAVGAGSGIAGNLGSGFLGDRIHIGGARRYPYIAIGVGMTVLAVLLQHFVTLSVYVITAGYVLLQVFSNIAIGSVQPVVAETVRSEQRGISAGMNGLFTLTGSALGFGITGYLMTYHTEALAIYAIAAGVAFTGIASILTLALGRIPVARAEHIRISSLRHVPADMRSFQRLVGGAFMVFMGITGLTYFELYFFRQVLLVSDPQLYVAIAGIVVLAISAVASIVLGHFSDRIGRWRILILDSALAAIPTAMIPYFRSFYIFLILGAFIGSAYGTFYSVSSAMAGDLVPKNEAGKYMALFNLALAGASTVSPLIYGTLLFLFRNTVHTGYVALFSTSALFYLLGSFIIVLASRVSGSIGHGIRA, from the coding sequence ATGGAAAGGGGCCACCGCCTTTCACTGCTGTTCCTGATTGGATTTAACTCCATATATCTGGGGGTCAACTACCTCTGGATATCCTTTGAGAGCCTCATACTGCCAACGGAAATAGGCGGGGTGGTGCCCGTGGGACAGATGGGGCTCTATCTTGGCGTCATAGCGGCAGTAGGCGCCGGCTCAGGCATAGCCGGAAACCTCGGGTCCGGATTTCTGGGCGACAGGATACATATTGGCGGTGCCAGGAGATATCCATACATAGCCATAGGCGTAGGAATGACAGTCCTTGCTGTCCTCCTGCAGCACTTCGTGACACTTTCGGTTTATGTCATAACTGCAGGATACGTTCTTCTTCAGGTGTTCTCAAACATTGCAATAGGATCTGTGCAGCCAGTTGTTGCTGAAACTGTAAGGAGTGAGCAGAGAGGGATTTCTGCTGGCATGAATGGCCTCTTCACGCTTACCGGCTCTGCCCTTGGCTTTGGCATAACGGGATACCTGATGACCTATCATACGGAAGCTCTGGCCATATATGCAATTGCAGCCGGTGTGGCTTTCACCGGCATTGCCTCAATACTCACCCTTGCCCTTGGGAGAATTCCGGTGGCCCGTGCTGAACATATCCGTATATCATCTCTTCGGCACGTTCCGGCAGATATGAGGTCATTCCAGAGACTTGTGGGCGGAGCCTTCATGGTCTTCATGGGAATAACCGGCCTAACCTATTTCGAGCTCTATTTCTTCAGGCAGGTTCTCCTTGTCAGTGATCCGCAGCTTTATGTTGCCATCGCCGGAATAGTAGTTCTTGCCATATCGGCTGTGGCAAGCATAGTCCTGGGTCATTTCTCCGACAGAATTGGAAGATGGCGAATCCTCATTCTTGATTCTGCACTTGCCGCCATACCCACCGCAATGATTCCGTACTTCAGGTCATTCTATATATTCCTCATACTGGGGGCATTTATAGGATCCGCCTACGGAACCTTTTACAGCGTATCATCAGCAATGGCAGGAGATCTTGTTCCAAAGAATGAAGCAGGAAAGTACATGGCTCTGTTCAATCTTGCCCTGGCCGGAGCGTCCACCGTATCCCCGCTTATTTATGGGACACTCCTCTTTCTTTTCAGGAATACTGTCCACACGGGCTATGTGGCCTTATTCTCAACATCAGCTCTATTCTATCTTCTTGGATCATTCATCATTGTTCTGGCCTCCAGGGTATCCGGCAGCATTGGACATGGGATTCGGGCATAA